The Colius striatus isolate bColStr4 chromosome 13, bColStr4.1.hap1, whole genome shotgun sequence genome includes the window ccttctccaggtcctgcccagctcatcttggcccccatcaccttctccaggtcctgcccagcccatcttggcccccatcaccttctctaggtcctgcccagcccatcttgactcccatcaccttctccaggtcctgcccagctcatcttggcccccatcaccttctccaggtcctgcccagcccatcttggcccccatcaccttctctaggtcctgcccagcccatcttggctcccatcaccttctccaggtcctgcccagctcatcttggctcccatcaccttctccaggtcctgcccagcccatcttggctcccatcaccttctctaggtcctgcccagcccatcttggctcccatcaccttctccaggtcctgcccagctcatcttggcacccatcaccttctccaggtcctgcccagcccatcttGGCTCCCATCACCTTCTGCAGGTCAGGCCCAGCTCATCTTGGCCCCCATCACCTCTTGCTTCTCCTGGATGCACCTTGGCACCCTCAATCTCCTTCTGGTTCTGACCAACCAGTCCTGGTGCCTCATCTCTTTGCCCAGCTTgacccatcttggtgcccaccatctcctcctgctcctgcccatcctATCTTGGCACCATCTTGCTTCTCCTGGACCCGTTCTGGTGTCcatcacctccccctgcccaacCCAGCTTGGTGCCCCCCTCATCTTGTCCTGGTCTTCCTGGACCCATCTTGGCacccatcatctcctcctgctcctcttgcaCCCAccttggtgcccatcacctcctccagcacccacccacCCCCAGTGGCACCCAACACCCCCTCCTGGACCCCCCAGTGCCCTCAtctcccccatccccatccacCTGGCACCGGGAGgtgccccccaagccccccaaaGCCACCCCCAAGTGCCTTCGGGTGACATGGGACGGTGAGGGTGGGGGGCACCCACAGGGGAGGGGGCACCCCAGGAGCACCcatgggtggggagggggtggggtgggacagGACACCCATCAGAGTCCAGAGATGTATAAAGAGAGTTATTAATTAGAAGCCCCTAATTATCAACCCAGATGCTGATTTCTCCTCGGGGTTGGGGGGGccatggaggggaagggggggggcggTCCCCAAAGTGGAGGGTCTTCAAGGTGGGTGTCACAAGGaagggggtccccaaagtggtgggtgtccccaggggaggggtccccaaagtgggaGTCCTTAAGGtgggaggggtccccaaagttgAGGGAGATGTCCCCAAGGTGGGAGGCCTTGAggtgggggggtccccaaagtgggTGTCACTAAGGTGGGGGTGTCCCCAAAGTAGGGAGGGAGGTTCCCCAGGGTGAGGGGGGATCCCCAAGATGGGTGGCcccagggggaggggaggtcCTCAAGGTGGGTGTCACCGAGgtggggggggtccccaaggcGCAGGGGGGTCCCCGAGGTGGATGtcacagggtgaggggggtcctggggtgggGGGACCCCCAGCGctacctcccagctctgctcactgccaggcgtggggggggaggaggcacagggggagggtggggggtgacaccggtgtgtgggggggtccccacttcctctgttcccatttaaccctttccccccctcagcttttgtatttcccctctctcttttccccctttttccccccctttccccctttttttccgtttcagccttttatttattatgaagCCGACTCCGAGCATCTCCCcgagcccccccacccccgcggCTGTGGGACCCTCCCCGCGCGTGGGCCGGGGACGGGGGGAGGATGGGGGGGAATCCAGATTGGGGGGAGGGGTCCAGAGGTAccaccccccgcccctccccccacGGCATGTGAATAAAAAGCGTCTGGCCGGTGCTGCTCGTTCCCTCTGGAGCCCATCAGTGGGGGGCTAcggggggctatatgggctatggggggctatatgggctataagGGGGCTATGGGGGGGCTGtaggggctataggggctatgctgaggctatggggggctatcaAGATACCATGGAGgctatgaggaggctatggggggctatgaggaggctatggggggctatgagggctataggggctctgaggaggctatggggggctatgaaggaGCTATACAgactatgagaaggctatggggaGCTATGAGGGGGatatgaggaggctatggggggctatataGTCTGtaaggaggctatggggggctataggggctatgaaggggctatatgggctatggggggctatatgggctataagggggctatggggggctatatgggctatgaaggggctataggggctatgaagAAGCTATGGGGAGCTATgagggggctatggggggctatgaaggggctatagggactatgaggaggctatgggggaCTATGAGGGGGCTATagggggctatgaaggggctataggggctctgaggaggctatggggggctatgaaggggctataggggctatgaggaggctatggggggctatacgGGGCTATGGGGgctatgagaaggctatggggaGATATATATGGTGTCTATAGGCTTTGGGGATGCctatagggatatatgtgggtgcctACAGACttatgggggtgtctgtatggtcatgtgtgtgtctatagggatacgtgtgtgtgtgtcagtagggttatgggggtgtctatagggatatatgtgggtgcctATGTGGTTATGGGGATGCCTatagggatctatgggggtgtctatagggttaagggGGTGTCTCTAGGGGTACGTATGagtgtcagtagggttatgggggtgtctatagggttaagggggtgtctgtatgagtgtcagtagggttatgggATGTCtctagggatatatgtgggtgtctatagggttaagggCGTGTCTGTAAGGATCCGAGAGGATCCCCAACGGATCCTGGGcagaaccccccaaaaaaagacctcaacggacccaggacagaggctggatggatgctGGATGGATCCCAAACGGATCCTGGACAGTCTCCCCCAAAAagacctaaatggacccagagcagaggctggatggatcccaaatGGATCCCGGgcaacctccccctccccaaaaggctctgaaTAGACCCAGAATacagcctggatggatcccagcccagagacaaaacagatcctggacaaccccccccaaaaagaccctaaatggacccagggcagagcctggatggatcccagacaacccccccccctccccaaaaggctctaaatggacccaggacacaacctggatggatcccagcccagagacaaaacggATCCTGGAtaaccccccccaaaaaggcCCTAAATGGAcgcagggcagagcctggatgacCCCTGGATGGATCCTAGATGgcccctggatggatcccagatggcctctggatggatcccagccagaTCCCATTTGGCCCTTGcacctgctttgggattttgaggcttttcccctttttttctgcagcttttcctcgatgacaccaaagtgaagAACTTCATCACTTGCTTCAAAGGTACTGggatccccccaaaacccccccaaatcctccccctcAAAAACGACGCctcaaaatgcccccaaaaaccaaaatcccccCCAAATTATCCCCCAGATCCTCTCTGACCCCTTCCAAAGACCCAAATGCCAccctaaaacccccacaaataagcctcccaaatccccccaaaaaaccaaaccccaactccccccgacctcaaaagcccccaaatcccaaaaatccccctcaaatccccccagagcatcccaaaacctaccaaatcccccccaaaaagcctccaaattctcttcaacccccccaaaaatgtcaaaatccacccaaaccccccaaaatatccccccaaacaatccccaaagtctccaaatcccctcaaatcaccccaaaaaacacaaaagccccccagaaacccccaaatcctctccagtccccccaaaataaatcccccaaaaatcccaaaagcccccaaatcccccccaaaaaaccccaaatcccctccaactctctccaaaaacaatcaaaatccccccaacccccccaaatctcctcagaacccctccaaaaaaccaaatcaccccaaaatccctcctccccatcaccattCAGTAGCGTTTTAGCCTTAATTAGGGTCTTTAATTAGAGACTCATCTTTATTTGGGGGTCTCATCTGtattggggggctgtggggtggggagaagatactCTCATCCCCTTCATCGCCTTTGTAGGTGCCAAAACATCCTCCTCTCAACCTAATTTGCATATTAATCACCGCCTTAATTAACCACTTCCTGCCCTTAATTGCTCCCAGGCACTTGGTAACACTGATCCCTactcaccctcctccccccccaaacctccctcagccccttcaaaTCGCTTTCCCATTAAGGAACACCCCCCTTTCTCCGGTGTTAATTAGGGGAGGGTTAATTAACGAGGGTGTGAGGTTAATTAACGTTGCCTTcctcactcacctggagctgaatCCCGGCAGCCTCTATGGGAGGGTTCATTATGGAGAATTGGGGGTTAGttaggagggttggggttaattaggagggtggGAGTTAATTAGGAGGTTTAGGGGTTAATTAGTGGGGTTACTTAGGGTCCATCCTGGCAGgtatcaccttcctcttcctcactcccttAGCAGTGGTTGTTTTGAGCAGCTTTAATCATGAGAGGActgagggttggaggttaattaggagggttggggttaattAAGAGCACTGGGGGTTAATTGTGGGAAGAGGTTattccagcagacgttgcctttctcatcttcttcttcctcaccctcccttagaatcgcagtggttgttttgagggggttaaccatggggggactgggggttagttaggggcgttggaggttaattagggggattggaggttaattaggagcacagggagttaattcagggaaggggttaatgatggtttatcccagcagacgttgccttcctcctcctcattttcttcttcctcaccctcccttagaaCTGCAGTTGTTCCAAGTGGGTTAAtcatggggacactgggggttagttagaggggctggaggttaattaggagggttggaggttaattaggagcacagggagttaattgtgggaaggggttaatgatggtttatcccagcagacgttgccttcctcatcttcttcttcctcaccctcccttagcagcactgcagcagttcCAAGTGGGTTAATCATGGGGGTACTGAGGGTTAGTTAGGGGGggctggaggttaattaggagggttaggttaattaggagcacaCAGAGTTAActgtgggaaggggttaatgatggtttatcccagcagacgttgccttcctcctcctcttcttcctcaccctcccttcgcAGCCCCGCAGCGGCCGTTCCCAGCGGGCTAACCACGAGCGGCGATGCGGCTTAATTAAAAGGGGGGGCTGTTAATTAAGGAGAGGCGCGGGTTAATGAGGGTCCATCCCGGCAGACGTGACCTTCCTCACGTTCTTCTTCACGCGGCTGGAGCGGAACCGCAGCGGCCGCTACGAGCGCGAATTCCCGTTCGTGTCCCGCTGCGGCGCGGAGCGCAACCTCCTGCGCTGCGAGCACAGACCCATCGTCTTCACCCGCCTCCTGCCCCCGGacgcctcctcctcagcctcctcctcctcccgccgcgCCGTGCTGTCGTtctgcggcggcggggagcggctggCCGTGCCGCTCCGGCCCGAGGCGCTGGTGATGCTGCCGGAGAACGGGCGCTTGTACCacccggcgccgggccgggcggggggcgcggggccggtgcgCTCGGCGCTGGCTCTGGAGTGGGGGTCCCGCTTGGAGTACGAGCAGGGGCCGGAGCAGCCCCCGACTCACTtttggtgggaggggaagaggtatcGGCTCACGGCggagctggtggagctgctgcggggaggggaaggggcgggggaggcggagagcggcggggccgcggggcgggggtgaggcttggagggggtgggaaggggcattGCATGGCcccgggcgaggaggaggaggaggcagagctggtgctcagccacaccgtgtggctgatgctgtggtgaGGTCGGCGTTGCTGGTGCCAGGGATGTGGGTGTTGTGTGTGGGTCCCCCACTGTGCTATTAAAGGTCTTTGGCAATTGAAATGAGCCTAGAGGTGATGggtgccactgcagcagtgtgggtgcagctgtggagaggttGGTGCTGCTATGGTGAGGttggtgcagctgtggtgggtgaCACGGTGCTACTGCCACAGTGTGGGTGTCCCCACGGGTGCTGCCACGGTGACAGTGTTGCTGCCACACTGTGGGTGCCACTGTGGTGATGTTGGCTGGTGTGTAGAGGGAAGGGAAgttcttcagagggatgtggccatgggctgaggttgcccgagggcaaggagccagcagcgtgcccaagggggcaagaaggccagtggcagcctggctgggctgagcagtggggtggcagcagccccagggcagggattgtcccctgtgctgggccctggggaggctgtagctccagggctgtgctcagtgctgggccccttactcactgccacagggacactgaggggctgcagggagaggagaagatgcactgggaagctctgggctAAATGAAGGTACCTGAGGCAAAGgttcagtctgcagagaaggaggctcagaggagacctgatcactctgactccctggctgtggctgagagggtcggtctctgctgccaagttaaaagctacaggccaagaggaaaggggctcagggtgccccaggggaggttgaggctggagctgaggcagaactgtttccctgagaggggtgtcagcccctgtgccaggctgcccagggagctgggggagtgcccagccctggaggggtcccagagccgtggggctgaggtgcttgagggccgtggctcagtggtggctgtggcactgtggggtcagggttggactccagcagctcaaagggcttttccatctgtaatgattctctggtcagtgccctgtgtgccagaacagcagccagctctctccttggtccattaaaagcagaagagctccatcccctccgctgagctctgccacttcctcctgccaagcatccCAGGAGGACTTGGGTTAATCGGGCAAGGTGGGGTTGGCTTTAATGAACTCACCATAAGCGagtggcacagcccagagcccggCACAGCGCCCCGAGGTGAAGCTTCCCTGGGGGGGGGATGCTACAAGCTGAAGTAGTCGATGGCTCCGTAGCGCTGGAGGCTGGTCGTCCACACGGCGTCTGCTCTACCCGCGCTCGCCAGCAGCCGGCACAGCTCCGCCGGgaaaccctcctccccctgcgtGGGGGTGTGGTGGCCGgagccccgcggcggctgcgagTAGCCCACGAGGCGCAGGTCGGGCAGGGCCGCGCAGGGCCGGGCCAGGCCGCCCAGCGCCGCCGCGCTCAGGGGGGTGCCGAGGAGACCGAGGCAGCgcaggcggcggcagcggcgcagcgccggcagcagcagctccagctccgcgTCCCCCAGCtgacactccagcagctccagctgcagcagcgagCACGAAGCGGCTTCCAGCAGCGTCCGCAAGGgttgcaggaggctgggggacATGAGGTTGTGGCCGCTCAGgtccagctggagcagggagggcgcGTGGAGGCTCGAGGACAGGAAGATGAGGTcggaggggagcaggcagcagaaggccaGCGCCAGACTCTCCAGGGGAGTCTGCAGCTCGCTGGGAGGACAGGGTGGGGTGGCAGAGTGAGTGGGgaacccccaaagcacccccaaaccaccacgAGGCTCTCCCCAAACCAGCCACAGACCCCTAAaaccctgaggctgcccaaatTCCACCCCCAGGATCCCCCAAAATGCCTCAGCTTCCCCAAAGTCTCCCCCAACCCCCGTGAGGTATCCTCAAACCTCCTGAGACCAGAcccctgagctgaggcagagctgctctgtgactCCATCTCCTCATAAGTGTAGACAGTTGCACAGTGCCAAACTGGGCAACTCCCCTAAAACCCCCTgagccaaggcagagctgctgtgggactccatcccctcttaaatctttgcccacaGGGTGTAGACAGTTCCCCAATgccaaaccccaaccccaaaacaccctgaggctgcccaaaacatcttcaggcaccccaaacccctcttttatgccTCCCCTGAgccgaggcagagctgctgtgggactcccatctcctcttaaatctttgcccatggggcaaatgccaaaccttccccccaaaaccccctgagaccagccccctgaggtgagacacagctgctgtgggactcccatctcctcttaaatctttgcccacagggcaaatgccaaaccttccccccaaaaccccctgagaccagccccctgagccgaggcagagctgctgtgggactccatcccctcttaaatctttgctcacagggcaaatgccaaaccttccaaaccctctccccaaaaccccctgagaccaccCCCTGAGGTAGTGCAGAGCTactgtgggactccatcccctcttaaatctgcCCCCACAGGGTGTGGGTGATGCCCCAATgccacccccccacacacacacacattccctccCGCTGCAACGTGTgaaggttttggggtccctcccccagcggGCAGCttaccccaggagctgcctgagtcTCCCAGAAAGCCTGGAGGAGTACAAATCGAGCTCCTTGAGGGCAGGCAAGGCCCGGAGGTGAGCGGCCAAGCAGCGGATGCCGGCGTCCGTGCCCGGGGGCTGTGCGGCGCACGTCCACGTTGCTGtagggcagcttgaggctgcgCAGCGCGGGGAAGCGGCCGAGGTGAGGCAGCACTTCGCAcagccccgccagccccagGTTGTTGAAGCGTAAAACAACTCTGCGGACGGCAGCAGGCTCCAGGGAGTCCAGCAGGGAGACGACGGTGGAGACGGAGAGCTCCTCGGCGTGGAAGTCGCGGCAGAGCAGGCGCAGGGGGGCGcagggcgagcggagggcggCGCGCAGCAATAGGCGCGTAGCAATAgggcacccctaagccagcccccatcaatagggcatcctatagcacccctaagccagctcccatcaatagggcatcctatagcacccctaacccagcccccatcaatagggcatcctatagcacccctaacccagcccccatcaatagggcatcttagagcacccctaagccagccctttatctatagggcatcctatagcacctctaatccagccccccatcaatagggcaccccacagcacccctagatctgcacctcatcaatagggtacccctaacccagccctctctcAATAGGACCTCCCATAGCACTCCTAATCCTATCCCCCATTAATAGGGCACCCTATAGCACTCCTAACCCAGCTCCCCATCAATAGGGAACTCCAGGGCAGGACCCATGACCCACCCCTCTTAATGAGGggtacccccagcaccccataaaggaagcctacagcaggatctccaacaccccccttccctccctgggcccccctgtgctgccctcacacccctcgacccccctcagctgccctcaccccccctcgATCCCCGgagtccccttcagctgccctcaccccccccaatccccggggtccccttccTCTGTCCTCAACCCCCtaatccccgggatccccctcagctgccctcacgcctccccaatccccggggtcccctcagctgccctcacgccccccagtccccggggacccctcagctgccctcacgcccccagtccccggggacctctcagctgccctcacgccccccaatccccggggacccctcagctgccctcacactcccacaatccccggggacccctcagctgccgtCACCCCCccacaatccccggggtccccctcagctgcccacacgcccccaatccccggggacccctcagctgccctcacgcccccaatccccggggacccctcagctgccgtcacaccccccccaatccccggagacccctcagctgccctcacgcccccagtccccggggacccctcagctgccctcacaccccccccaatccctggagacccctcagctgccctcacgccccccaatccccggggacccctcagctgccctcacgccccccaatccccggggacccctcagctcacctcccgcccgccgccccgctcccgccgggcccctcacggccgcgcttccaggcattggcactgcaccccggcaccgcccctccgccaatcagagcgagagtttcaccacggaaggcgggcccggcgtcgttactaggtgccgcctgccatcctcgcccgcccattggctgccgccgtgtctgtcatcgcttcctcccttcttattggctgaagggcggcggcagcgggaagttcgatctgagccccagacgctgcggtccctgcgcggctccgggaggtctcggatcgccccgggccggggaacggccccgctccgcacgccatggagcggcagcgggaggtcaaggccctgctgaagagctgggaagcggcttttgtccgggagcagcggaggaagcccggccaggtgcccgctgcggggggcggggatggggaggggcggcggggcaaagtggggttttaatggggttctgaggggaaaggtggagttttgagaggaaaagtgaggagttttgtgaatttctgaggagcaagtgggaattgggaggagcttggaggggaaaagtggggttttggtggagtgttgaggggaaaagtgggggtttggtggatttctgagatacaagtgcgattttagtggagctctgaggggaaaagtgggggttttgtggagtgttgagaagaaaaggggttttagtggagttctgagtgaaaaagtggcgatttggaggatttttgagggtaaaggtaagtttttggtgcggttctgaggggaaaaatgggtttgggcagagttttgagggcaacagtgggtcttactggagttttgaggggaaaagtgggggtttggtggagttttgaggggaaaagtgttttattgtggggttttgaggggaataaaggtttttgtagagctttaaggag containing:
- the LOC133626561 gene encoding LOW QUALITY PROTEIN: leucine-rich repeat-containing protein 14-like (The sequence of the model RefSeq protein was modified relative to this genomic sequence to represent the inferred CDS: deleted 1 base in 1 codon), with product MGLKGGDGKRLEVPVDSVDLDLTESELLLPARDGDGDVAAAEAVAADGAERPRTGGCPIATRLLLRAALRSPCAPLRLLCRDFHAEELSVSTVVSLLDSLEPAAVRRVVLRFNNLGLAGLCEVLPHLGRFPALRSLKLPYSNVDVRRTAPGTDAGIRCLAAHLRALPALKELDLYSSRLSGRLRQLLGELQTPLESLALAFCCLLPSDLIFLSSSLHAPSLLQLDLSGHNLMSPSLLQPLRTLLEAASCSLLQLELLECQLGDAELELLLPALRRCRRLRCLGLLGTPLSAAALGGLARPCAALPDLRLVGYSQPPRGSGHHTPTQGEEGFPAELCRLLASAGRADAVWTTSLQRYGAIDYFSL